One genomic segment of uncultured Ilyobacter sp. includes these proteins:
- a CDS encoding ArsB/NhaD family transporter has product MLTFKIIAGILIFILTFAMIISEKVPPSLSAIIGGGAMIMLRIIDEHEALLAISRNLEILLLLMGLMMIVSIMSETGMFQYLSIKVAQKAKGDPVKIMAFLGIGTAICSAFLDNVTTVLLVAPISILLAEQLKIRSLPFLIVEIFSANIGGAATLIGDPPNLIIGSMAGFKFNDFIYNLAPLVIINLAVLIFTMVFIFKDQMEVTRVSKAKIMEMEAERVIKDKALLIKSMAVFTIVITGFLTHISTGLGLATISMMGAGMLILISKKSPEDIFNHIEWPTIFFLSALFVLVDGIENIGVIERIGEHVVIITNGNLDFTAVLTLWFSSIISPFMGAVPYTISFAKVITEIAPNFTGDINVLWWSLSLGACLGGNMTIVGAAANVVGAGIASKSGNPISFKEFFKYGSLVVLQSAILSTIYILIRY; this is encoded by the coding sequence ATGCTTACATTCAAAATTATTGCAGGTATCTTAATTTTTATATTAACTTTTGCCATGATTATATCAGAAAAAGTTCCTCCCTCTCTCTCTGCTATCATCGGAGGCGGAGCTATGATCATGCTGAGAATAATAGACGAGCACGAGGCCCTTCTGGCAATTAGCAGAAATTTGGAGATTCTTCTCCTTCTTATGGGGCTTATGATGATAGTCAGTATAATGTCTGAGACCGGGATGTTTCAGTATTTGTCCATAAAAGTGGCACAAAAGGCAAAGGGGGATCCCGTAAAAATAATGGCTTTTTTGGGTATCGGTACCGCTATCTGCTCGGCATTTTTAGACAATGTAACAACCGTGCTATTGGTAGCTCCAATTTCCATACTACTGGCAGAACAGCTAAAAATAAGATCACTGCCTTTTCTCATCGTGGAAATCTTTTCTGCAAATATAGGTGGCGCGGCTACACTTATAGGAGACCCTCCAAACCTTATTATAGGCAGCATGGCAGGCTTCAAATTCAACGATTTCATATACAATCTAGCTCCTTTAGTAATAATAAACCTTGCTGTCTTGATATTTACAATGGTCTTTATTTTCAAAGATCAGATGGAAGTAACCAGAGTTTCCAAAGCAAAAATAATGGAGATGGAAGCAGAAAGGGTTATAAAAGATAAGGCTCTTCTAATAAAATCCATGGCTGTTTTCACAATAGTTATAACAGGATTTTTGACTCATATTTCCACAGGACTCGGACTCGCTACTATCTCTATGATGGGGGCGGGAATGCTTATTTTAATATCAAAAAAAAGTCCGGAAGATATTTTTAACCACATAGAGTGGCCTACCATTTTCTTTCTCTCGGCACTTTTTGTTCTTGTAGACGGGATAGAAAATATCGGTGTAATTGAAAGAATAGGTGAGCATGTAGTCATTATAACCAACGGAAACCTTGACTTTACCGCGGTGTTGACCCTATGGTTCTCCTCAATAATATCTCCATTTATGGGTGCTGTCCCTTATACCATCTCCTTTGCAAAAGTAATCACAGAGATAGCTCCAAACTTTACAGGGGACATTAATGTACTTTGGTGGTCTCTCTCATTGGGGGCTTGCCTAGGTGGAAATATGACCATCGTAGGGGCTGCAGCTAATGTGGTCGGGGCTGGAATAGCCTCAAAAAGTGGAAACCCCATATCCTTTAAAGAGTTTTTCAAATATGGGTCTCTGGTAGTCCTCCAATCTGCCATCCTGAGTACCATATATATACTCATTAGGTATTAA
- a CDS encoding diguanylate cyclase: MKINKTLIISTLIGAPILYINLKSFFENLGLDSTLYFSYILILILAVSVGTCIANHITVLKKKRKRKFLPSETDSKYIYHNGEAKIEVFERDLANRTEIKNQLKNSLIRIPNEKLFDQKNILKKLDNEILKAKKDGLPLVVIMIDFKNFKDIAIPLGDHLEDDVLNKFADVIIRDLRKTDYTGKIDSDEFVVVLPNTTLKKGEIVLSRIKNKINSVPLSNEYFLTCFSASILGIHDKNMAFYDARQILKSIDDLMYLGRVYEKNCMSPELNTAESLKEI, encoded by the coding sequence ATGAAAATAAACAAAACCCTTATTATTAGTACCCTTATCGGAGCACCGATTTTATATATTAACTTGAAAAGTTTTTTTGAAAACCTGGGTCTCGACAGCACCCTTTATTTTTCATATATTTTGATATTAATACTAGCTGTTTCAGTTGGAACTTGTATCGCAAACCATATCACTGTGCTCAAGAAAAAAAGAAAACGTAAATTTTTGCCCAGTGAAACAGACTCAAAATATATTTATCATAACGGTGAGGCAAAAATTGAGGTATTTGAAAGAGATCTTGCCAATAGGACAGAGATCAAAAACCAGCTTAAAAACAGCCTCATAAGAATCCCAAATGAAAAATTATTTGACCAAAAGAATATTCTTAAAAAATTAGACAATGAAATTTTAAAAGCCAAAAAAGATGGGCTTCCTCTGGTGGTTATAATGATTGATTTTAAAAATTTTAAAGACATTGCCATTCCCTTAGGAGACCACCTTGAAGATGATGTGTTAAATAAATTTGCAGACGTAATCATACGCGACCTCAGAAAAACAGATTATACAGGAAAAATAGATTCAGATGAATTTGTAGTTGTTCTTCCTAATACCACTCTCAAAAAAGGGGAGATAGTTTTGTCTAGAATAAAAAATAAAATAAACTCCGTCCCCCTTTCTAACGAATATTTCCTTACATGCTTTAGTGCTAGCATCCTCGGCATTCATGACAAAAATATGGCATTTTATGATGCTCGTCAGATTTTAAAATCAATCGACGACCTCATGTATCTTGGAAGAGTCTATGAAAAGAACTGTATGAGTCCAGAACTAAATACTGCCGAAAGTTTAAAGGAAATCTAA
- a CDS encoding mechanosensitive ion channel domain-containing protein encodes MKELIIDLLKAKGVNPQLSQYIGYLILILLVIITAVVADLVSKKVILIAVEKLVKKTKNRFDDIFMEKKGFHYLSQIAPAIVIYLSARMFPLIETGLHKLSLIYLITITIIILFKLMESIEVVYSDLSISRERPIKGYIQVFQMMTTIVGGIMIISNLMNRSPWKLLSGIGAVTAIVLLIFKDSILGFVAGIQLSANNMIRIGDWIEMPKYNADGDVIEINLTTVKVRNFDKTITTIPVYAFISDSFKNWRGMSESGGRRIKRPIYIDATTIKICTDEMLEKYKKISYISEYIKETTLEVDEYNKNKNIDTSQTANGRRLTNIGTFRHYVLSYLKNNPEINQNMTLLVRQLEITPQGLPIEIYAFSKDVVWQNYERIQSDIFDHLLAVLPEFDLKVFQNPSGNDFKNSLLGINNSDTL; translated from the coding sequence ATGAAAGAACTAATAATTGATCTGCTAAAAGCAAAGGGCGTAAACCCGCAATTGAGCCAGTATATAGGCTACCTGATTTTAATACTCTTAGTCATAATCACTGCTGTTGTGGCAGACCTGGTATCTAAAAAGGTTATCCTTATAGCCGTGGAAAAACTTGTGAAAAAAACCAAAAACAGATTTGATGATATATTTATGGAAAAAAAGGGGTTCCATTATCTGTCTCAGATCGCCCCGGCAATTGTCATATACCTTTCTGCTAGGATGTTTCCCCTTATTGAGACAGGGCTTCACAAACTCTCATTGATATATCTCATAACAATTACGATAATAATATTATTTAAGCTGATGGAATCCATAGAGGTGGTCTATTCTGACCTTAGCATCTCAAGGGAGAGGCCTATCAAGGGATATATACAAGTCTTTCAGATGATGACAACAATAGTCGGTGGGATAATGATCATATCTAATCTCATGAACAGATCTCCCTGGAAACTACTAAGCGGTATAGGGGCTGTGACTGCCATCGTTCTCCTCATTTTCAAAGACTCTATTTTGGGTTTTGTAGCGGGAATTCAGCTCTCTGCCAACAATATGATCAGAATTGGAGATTGGATAGAAATGCCAAAATACAACGCCGACGGAGATGTAATAGAGATCAATTTAACCACTGTAAAAGTACGTAACTTTGACAAGACAATAACCACCATACCGGTATATGCTTTCATCTCCGACTCTTTCAAGAACTGGCGTGGGATGTCTGAGTCTGGCGGACGTAGGATAAAAAGACCTATATACATAGATGCTACAACAATAAAAATATGCACAGATGAAATGCTTGAAAAATATAAAAAAATATCATATATCTCTGAGTACATTAAAGAAACAACATTGGAAGTGGATGAGTACAATAAAAATAAAAATATCGATACCTCTCAAACTGCAAATGGTAGAAGACTAACAAATATAGGTACCTTTAGACATTACGTGTTATCATATCTCAAAAATAACCCTGAAATCAATCAGAACATGACCCTCCTTGTGAGACAACTTGAGATCACACCCCAGGGACTTCCCATAGAGATCTATGCCTTTTCAAAAGATGTCGTGTGGCAGAATTATGAAAGGATACAGTCTGATATATTTGACCACCTCCTAGCTGTACTCCCAGAGTTTGATCTTAAAGTCTTTCAAAACCCATCGGGGAACGATTTTAAAAATAGTCTTCTTGGAATTAATAATTCTGATACATTGTAA
- the sbcD gene encoding exonuclease subunit SbcD translates to MKILHTSDWHLGKKLEGYSRISEQEKFLENLLKIAEGEEVDMVLVAGDIYDVPNPPSDAERLFYSGIKKLANGGRRPVVIIPGNHDSAERLAASSPLAREMGILIFEKPFEKKDTGSYGEYQVVSSVKGGVEIEVSGKRVYIYALPYPGEKALGERFTGTGDSDEQLSYSKRIGEILQNGMDEKPQGIPGIIMTHVFMTGSSGDGDERSIELGGSMAVNLGDLPDADYIALGHIHRPMCFEKKRAVYPGSPIEYRVSENRYPKKVYTAVLNGGLDTEIKGIEVENYKPIKRYCIEGIENAIEKSEFLKGKEEWIYLEIDTDRPLDSNEVRAIKANKNVIEIIPKIRWESNGSFEINEYTPENITTAFKNFYKKNRNSEPSKEVMDIFMKITGEVE, encoded by the coding sequence ATGAAAATTTTACATACATCAGACTGGCATCTGGGGAAAAAACTAGAAGGTTACAGTAGAATCTCGGAGCAGGAAAAATTTCTGGAGAACCTTCTGAAAATAGCAGAGGGTGAAGAGGTAGATATGGTGCTTGTAGCCGGAGATATCTACGATGTCCCAAATCCCCCAAGTGACGCAGAAAGGCTTTTTTATAGTGGGATAAAAAAATTAGCTAACGGTGGAAGAAGACCTGTTGTGATAATACCAGGCAACCACGACAGCGCAGAGAGACTCGCCGCCAGCAGCCCTTTGGCTAGGGAAATGGGCATACTTATATTTGAAAAGCCCTTTGAGAAAAAAGATACTGGCTCCTATGGAGAATATCAGGTAGTCTCATCTGTAAAGGGGGGAGTAGAGATAGAGGTCTCGGGAAAAAGGGTGTACATCTATGCCCTGCCTTATCCGGGCGAGAAGGCCCTAGGAGAAAGATTCACCGGAACCGGTGATTCAGATGAACAGCTCAGTTACAGCAAGAGAATAGGGGAGATACTGCAAAACGGAATGGATGAAAAACCACAGGGAATTCCTGGAATAATAATGACTCATGTATTTATGACAGGTTCATCTGGAGACGGAGATGAGAGATCTATAGAGCTAGGAGGGAGTATGGCTGTAAATCTAGGAGATCTCCCAGATGCAGACTACATAGCCCTAGGGCATATTCACAGGCCTATGTGTTTTGAAAAAAAGAGAGCTGTGTATCCGGGGTCTCCGATAGAGTACAGAGTTAGTGAAAACAGATACCCTAAAAAAGTATATACTGCGGTTTTGAACGGGGGGCTAGACACGGAGATAAAGGGTATAGAGGTTGAAAACTATAAACCTATAAAGAGATATTGTATAGAGGGAATAGAAAATGCCATTGAAAAATCCGAATTTCTAAAGGGGAAGGAGGAGTGGATCTATCTTGAAATAGATACTGACAGACCTCTTGACAGTAATGAAGTAAGGGCGATAAAGGCCAATAAAAACGTTATAGAGATAATTCCAAAAATAAGATGGGAATCTAATGGTTCCTTTGAAATAAATGAATACACACCTGAGAATATAACAACTGCCTTTAAGAATTTCTATAAAAAAAACAGAAACAGTGAACCTTCGAAAGAGGTCATGGACATATTTATGAAGATCACAGGGGAGGTGGAGTAA
- a CDS encoding SMC family ATPase, whose protein sequence is MRPIRLEIEGLQSFREKQIIDFETLTEHGLFGIFGETGSGKSTILDALTLALYGNVVRIKDTQEDKLIDLLNIGSEKMMVVYEFFIGEDRYLVERVFPKKKNKKELGQSKASFVVNGQIIADKVNEVNSCIGEIIGLSMDDFTRSVVLPQGKFSEFLKLTGKEKRDMLERVFGLEEYGKKLMKKLSEEKGEKEREVAALNNIILGKGDVTPEELQGKKEEFKKLRSRKEALVEKLEVFMKEYSEKEEIYKLLTEREDLSKEKTSLLSHKEEAEYNEEKIKKGEKSAQVRDFFSKLSKCEEDIKRCQDSLQNLEKEISDKENELKNLSDAVTNLENTEMDLIEEDRGILLDPDKYEAVNNGVHKGKVLLELNSELDQLTDKISGEENRLKLLEKEEKENETNLRKVDDELEALGNEDISLLEKLGNQIVVLTGERKEVELLDGDLKFLEKKLSESKERKSALEKALLLKEEELKKAREAKEGQMAWEIAKDLKDGEPCPVCGSKDHPHVAKTAEVSAEDKHIEGIEAEKKAIEQDLYRIDLAKISSELEDKKSQLNGRNLSDIDAEIERMKKKSEEIKIKNSEIKKQKDELTELKNKFSTEKSLLAEKNKNSQNLIKNLKDSDEDKMRKKNFIKAELDKTVPEYMSDEFWMEALNESLIEMKAMERDQLRIKKELADLRSEISIKGKLEKKLKEELHVIESRSSGIKGALREKKSQADLYRVESEEKMEIFGFVSKNEVEESFLENNEMETLKEWIKEYQDKCERNRISLNNLDKKIGGRIITKSQWEGLQNGKIELENQKKDLDGKIVLLEKSIGDMEKLLEEVGNLKKELGSKKKQFDLLEDLSKLFQGNAFVEYLAVTRLRSIVANAARRLTRITNGKYSLAIDESANFLVVDNFNGGERRRSSTLSGGETFLVSLSLALALSNQIQLKGRSQLEFFFLDEGFGTLDSSLLDRVITSLETLKNQEKLKVGIITHVEDIKERVPRKLEVYAAVPGERGSKIEMV, encoded by the coding sequence TTGAGACCTATTAGGCTAGAAATTGAAGGTTTGCAGAGCTTTAGGGAAAAACAGATTATAGATTTTGAAACTCTCACCGAACATGGGTTATTTGGTATATTCGGAGAAACTGGAAGCGGAAAATCAACTATACTAGATGCCTTGACACTGGCCCTTTACGGTAACGTTGTCAGGATAAAGGACACCCAGGAGGACAAACTGATAGACCTTTTGAATATAGGGTCCGAAAAGATGATGGTGGTCTATGAATTTTTCATAGGAGAGGACAGATATCTTGTGGAAAGAGTCTTTCCAAAGAAAAAAAATAAAAAAGAACTGGGGCAGTCCAAGGCGAGTTTTGTGGTAAACGGTCAAATAATTGCAGACAAGGTTAATGAGGTAAACAGCTGTATAGGGGAGATAATAGGCCTGTCTATGGATGACTTCACAAGGTCTGTGGTGCTACCCCAGGGTAAATTCAGCGAGTTTTTAAAACTCACAGGAAAAGAAAAGAGAGATATGCTAGAAAGGGTCTTCGGCCTAGAAGAATACGGCAAGAAACTCATGAAAAAACTTTCTGAAGAGAAGGGTGAAAAAGAGAGGGAAGTAGCCGCACTAAATAATATCATCTTGGGTAAGGGAGATGTCACCCCAGAAGAACTTCAGGGAAAAAAAGAGGAGTTTAAAAAACTAAGATCTAGAAAAGAAGCCCTCGTTGAAAAATTGGAGGTCTTCATGAAAGAATATTCCGAGAAGGAGGAGATCTATAAACTACTCACTGAGAGAGAGGATCTTTCGAAAGAAAAAACGTCCCTGCTGTCTCATAAAGAGGAGGCTGAATACAATGAGGAAAAGATAAAAAAAGGTGAAAAGTCAGCTCAGGTGAGGGATTTTTTCAGTAAGCTTTCTAAGTGTGAAGAGGATATAAAGAGATGCCAGGACAGTCTTCAAAATCTTGAAAAAGAGATTTCAGATAAAGAAAATGAGCTAAAAAATCTCTCTGATGCCGTTACAAATCTTGAAAATACTGAAATGGATCTGATAGAAGAGGACAGGGGCATACTTTTAGATCCAGACAAGTACGAGGCTGTGAACAATGGTGTACATAAGGGTAAGGTTTTATTAGAATTAAATAGCGAATTAGATCAGCTAACTGATAAAATATCAGGGGAAGAGAATAGACTTAAACTCCTTGAAAAAGAGGAAAAAGAAAATGAAACAAATCTAAGGAAAGTGGATGATGAGCTGGAGGCTTTAGGAAACGAAGACATTAGTCTCCTAGAGAAACTTGGTAACCAAATAGTGGTTCTTACCGGCGAAAGAAAAGAGGTAGAACTATTAGATGGAGATTTGAAATTTTTAGAGAAAAAACTGTCAGAATCAAAGGAGAGAAAGAGTGCATTAGAGAAAGCTCTTCTATTAAAAGAGGAGGAATTAAAAAAAGCCCGTGAAGCCAAAGAGGGGCAGATGGCATGGGAGATAGCAAAAGATCTTAAAGATGGAGAACCCTGTCCGGTATGCGGTTCTAAAGATCATCCTCATGTGGCAAAGACTGCCGAAGTGTCCGCAGAAGATAAACATATAGAGGGGATAGAGGCAGAAAAAAAAGCTATCGAACAGGATTTGTACAGAATAGATTTGGCAAAAATATCGTCAGAACTTGAGGATAAAAAAAGCCAACTAAATGGAAGAAATCTATCGGATATAGATGCTGAAATTGAAAGAATGAAAAAAAAGTCTGAAGAGATAAAAATCAAAAATAGCGAGATAAAAAAACAGAAAGATGAACTGACAGAGTTAAAGAATAAATTTTCAACAGAAAAATCCCTCCTAGCTGAAAAGAATAAAAATTCCCAGAATCTCATAAAAAACCTTAAAGATTCAGATGAAGATAAGATGAGAAAAAAGAATTTTATAAAGGCAGAGCTAGATAAAACGGTGCCGGAATATATGTCTGATGAATTTTGGATGGAAGCCCTTAATGAGTCTCTTATTGAGATGAAAGCAATGGAGAGAGATCAACTTAGGATAAAAAAAGAGCTTGCAGACCTGAGGTCTGAAATCAGCATTAAAGGAAAACTAGAAAAGAAGTTAAAAGAAGAGCTCCATGTCATAGAGAGCCGTTCATCTGGGATAAAGGGAGCTCTCAGAGAAAAAAAATCTCAGGCTGACCTCTATAGGGTGGAGTCGGAAGAAAAAATGGAAATCTTCGGGTTTGTCTCTAAAAATGAGGTTGAAGAATCTTTTCTAGAAAATAATGAGATGGAAACTCTCAAAGAATGGATAAAGGAGTATCAGGATAAATGTGAGAGAAACAGGATATCTTTAAATAACCTCGATAAAAAGATTGGTGGCAGAATCATCACAAAATCTCAATGGGAAGGTTTACAAAATGGGAAGATTGAGCTTGAAAATCAGAAAAAAGATCTAGACGGTAAAATAGTTCTTCTTGAAAAGAGTATAGGGGACATGGAAAAACTTTTGGAAGAGGTTGGAAACTTGAAAAAAGAGTTAGGCAGTAAGAAAAAGCAGTTCGATCTTTTAGAAGACCTTTCAAAACTTTTTCAGGGAAATGCCTTTGTAGAGTACCTTGCTGTGACCAGGCTGAGAAGCATAGTTGCAAATGCAGCAAGAAGGCTCACTAGGATAACAAACGGTAAATATAGCCTTGCAATAGATGAATCGGCAAATTTTCTGGTGGTTGATAACTTTAACGGTGGGGAGAGGAGGAGAAGCTCGACACTTTCAGGTGGAGAAACTTTTCTCGTATCTCTTTCACTGGCTCTGGCCCTTTCCAATCAGATACAACTCAAGGGAAGATCTCAGCTGGAATTTTTTTTTCTTGATGAAGGTTTTGGGACCCTTGATTCCTCGTTGCTTGATAGGGTGATAACGTCTCTTGAAACTCTCAAAAATCAAGAAAAACTCAAAGTTGGAATAATAACTCATGTAGAGGATATAAAGGAGCGTGTGCCAAGAAAACTTGAGGTTTATGCCGCTGTTCCAGGGGAGAGGGGGAGTAAAATTGAAATGGTATAG
- a CDS encoding SAM-dependent methyltransferase: MDKLKKLLEKITSQGSMISSTLSNKKKGGDAAFNKVTVKPFIAKEKQKYQFSYIFDKNTTHKNMEPEEAVDEILGLLENYFKQGVIFAVDGDYQLLVNKKNEVKIIKNKSTKTQEKDLTHNRKKNYVIEEGKHCDFLYKLGVMDAEGKVYKNKYDKFRQINKYLEIIEDSIKNLDMKKKLKIVDFGSGKAYLTFALYWYLREKMGIEVEIIGLDLKVDVINYCNEVSEELGYKNLSFKIGDIKGFKDYTNIDIVITLHACDIATDDAIIKAVNWNTKLILLVPCCQHELFRQVSNEKMSPILKHGILKERLSSIITDSIRGNILEILGYSVEIFEFIDTEHTPKNLVIRAVNNNLPSKKAKSEYYEFKKIWNIDPYLEKSLKSKIDLI, encoded by the coding sequence ATGGATAAGTTAAAAAAACTATTGGAGAAGATAACTTCGCAAGGGTCGATGATATCGTCAACGCTTAGTAATAAAAAAAAGGGTGGAGATGCTGCCTTCAACAAGGTCACTGTGAAACCCTTTATTGCAAAAGAAAAACAAAAATATCAGTTTTCTTATATTTTTGATAAAAATACCACTCATAAAAACATGGAGCCTGAAGAGGCTGTAGATGAGATTTTAGGACTTCTTGAAAATTATTTTAAGCAGGGAGTTATCTTTGCTGTAGATGGAGATTATCAGCTGTTGGTAAACAAGAAAAATGAGGTTAAAATTATAAAAAATAAATCCACAAAGACTCAAGAGAAAGATCTAACACATAATAGAAAAAAGAATTATGTGATAGAGGAGGGTAAACATTGTGATTTTCTATATAAATTAGGAGTTATGGATGCCGAGGGTAAAGTTTATAAGAACAAATATGACAAATTTAGACAGATAAATAAATATCTAGAGATCATTGAGGACTCCATAAAAAATCTAGATATGAAAAAAAAGCTAAAAATAGTCGACTTTGGATCGGGAAAGGCCTACCTAACTTTTGCACTTTACTGGTATCTCAGAGAGAAGATGGGTATAGAGGTTGAGATAATAGGACTTGATCTAAAGGTAGATGTTATAAATTATTGCAATGAGGTCTCAGAAGAATTAGGTTATAAAAACCTTAGCTTTAAAATAGGGGATATAAAAGGTTTTAAAGACTATACCAACATTGATATAGTAATAACTCTACATGCTTGTGACATTGCTACAGATGATGCCATCATAAAGGCTGTAAATTGGAATACAAAACTTATTTTGTTAGTGCCTTGCTGTCAACATGAACTCTTTAGACAGGTTAGTAATGAAAAAATGTCCCCTATACTGAAACACGGTATCCTCAAAGAGAGGCTGTCCTCAATAATAACTGATTCAATCAGGGGGAATATATTGGAAATATTGGGATATTCTGTTGAGATTTTTGAATTTATAGATACTGAGCATACTCCAAAAAATCTAGTTATAAGGGCTGTAAACAATAATTTACCTAGTAAGAAAGCAAAGTCCGAGTATTATGAATTTAAAAAGATTTGGAATATAGATCCTTACTTAGAAAAATCTTTAAAAAGTAAAATTGATCTGATTTAA
- a CDS encoding cupin domain-containing protein has product MIEKVFKMSQEDKTVVEKLILEDNLHYIHMVFTKDKGLPLHYSNAVVHMNVVRGKLSITLGDQDTKIYEAGTLLEIPFNVKMNVRNEHDETLELIVIKAPGPKVPVKYVGVCKKSL; this is encoded by the coding sequence ATGATAGAAAAAGTATTTAAAATGTCGCAGGAAGACAAGACTGTCGTAGAAAAGTTGATTCTAGAAGATAATTTACATTATATACATATGGTATTTACTAAAGATAAAGGATTACCACTGCACTATTCGAATGCAGTCGTACATATGAATGTTGTCAGAGGAAAATTATCGATAACTTTAGGAGATCAGGATACAAAAATATATGAGGCAGGAACACTGTTGGAAATCCCTTTTAACGTGAAGATGAATGTTAGAAATGAACATGATGAAACCTTAGAACTTATAGTAATAAAAGCTCCAGGGCCAAAAGTTCCAGTAAAATATGTGGGAGTGTGCAAAAAAAGTCTGTAA
- a CDS encoding flavodoxin domain-containing protein, with product MNHNEPDHSGALVQLIKEIPDTPLYCTQMGKEIIEAYYGKSYNFNIVKTGDKLSLGKNEITFVEMKMLHWPDSMMSYLNGENILFSNDAFGQHYGANGLFNDMVDQNTLEYECLKYYACILTSFSKILERKLEEVISLGLPIDVICPSHGVIWRDNPMQIVEKYSKWCRSYKEELVVIAYDTMWESTKKMAESIADGIREVKPEYEIILSNSAKNSENDIVTDMFRASAILFGSSTINNGILPSMAALIEGVKGVNFQDKKVAAFGSYGWNGKSLAVLNEELFKTKMTLVNEGLKVKWNLNSATREECMAFGRDFAEKL from the coding sequence ATGAATCATAATGAACCTGACCATAGCGGGGCACTTGTGCAACTCATAAAGGAGATTCCTGATACACCTTTATACTGTACCCAGATGGGCAAAGAGATTATAGAAGCTTATTACGGCAAAAGTTATAATTTTAACATTGTAAAAACCGGTGATAAACTCAGTCTTGGTAAAAATGAGATCACTTTTGTGGAGATGAAGATGCTTCACTGGCCCGACAGTATGATGTCATATTTAAATGGGGAAAATATTCTCTTTAGTAACGATGCCTTTGGACAGCACTATGGTGCCAACGGATTATTCAATGACATGGTAGACCAGAATACATTGGAATACGAATGCCTAAAATATTACGCATGCATACTTACTTCATTCAGCAAGATCCTTGAGAGAAAATTAGAAGAGGTTATATCCCTTGGTCTTCCCATAGATGTAATATGCCCGTCTCACGGTGTGATATGGAGAGATAACCCTATGCAAATTGTTGAAAAATACTCTAAATGGTGTAGAAGTTATAAAGAAGAGCTCGTTGTAATAGCCTACGATACCATGTGGGAAAGTACAAAGAAGATGGCAGAATCTATAGCTGACGGGATAAGAGAAGTAAAACCAGAATATGAGATCATCCTCAGCAACTCAGCAAAGAACAGTGAAAATGACATAGTTACCGATATGTTCAGAGCATCTGCAATACTATTTGGATCTTCAACTATAAATAATGGTATTCTTCCATCTATGGCTGCCTTAATAGAAGGTGTAAAAGGAGTAAATTTCCAGGATAAAAAAGTGGCCGCTTTTGGAAGCTATGGATGGAATGGTAAATCACTTGCTGTACTTAATGAAGAACTTTTCAAGACAAAAATGACACTTGTTAACGAGGGACTGAAAGTAAAGTGGAATTTAAATAGTGCTACCAGGGAAGAATGTATGGCATTTGGAAGAGATTTTGCAGAAAAACTTTAA
- a CDS encoding rubredoxin, with protein MEKWRCIPCGYIYDPAVGDEAGDIKPGVKFEDLPENWVCPLCGAPKEDFEKVE; from the coding sequence ATGGAAAAATGGAGATGTATACCTTGCGGCTATATTTATGACCCTGCAGTTGGTGATGAAGCTGGTGATATAAAGCCAGGTGTAAAATTTGAAGATTTGCCAGAAAATTGGGTTTGTCCCTTATGCGGTGCACCAAAAGAAGATTTTGAAAAAGTTGAATAG